From the genome of Plasmodium malariae genome assembly, chromosome: 9, one region includes:
- the PmUG01_09036600 gene encoding conserved Plasmodium protein, unknown function, with protein sequence MWKKIFQIFVFFIFFNGISLILCRKICNVVQFGSYTLSLNKENKKYFKYEVVGIIDPFDRNKILWSRKKRNRKFDLNPFKNIYDRFFCNINDYVYVTNRDQFIFRIFHINLKNTIKYMLKYKIIRGKMKGGKNGENTILCLKETSKLYRFLNNINI encoded by the exons atgtgGAAAAAGATATTccaaatttttgtatttttcatttttttcaatggCATTTCACTCATATTGTGTAGAAAAATATGCAACGTTGTACAGTTTGGGTCCTACACATTATCAttaaacaaagaaaataaaaaatatttcaaatatgaA GTAGTTGGCATAATAGACCCTTTTGACAGAAACAAAATATTGTGgagtagaaaaaaaagaaacagaAAATTCGATTTGAatccttttaaaaatatatatgatcgttttttttgcaatattAATGATTATGTTTATGTAACAAATAGGGATCAGTTCATTTTTCGTATCTTTCACATAAATCTAAAG AAcactattaaatatatgttaaagtataaaattatacgCGGTAAAATGAAGGGCGGAAAAAACGGCGAAAATACCATTTTGTGCTTAAAAGAAACGAGCAAATTGTATCGATTCTTGAACAACATTAACATTTAG
- the PmUG01_09036500 gene encoding methyltransferase, putative, with protein sequence MPCKKFYRQRAHCNPLSDSYIKYPVNYRYVNWHLHYPHYFPDPEGPAEKMDGEKKKEMTRGQKGQINQQIADQDGEQNNIQRSDEINEGTKPLNNLYLNTNIYPITYEKILLPSQVNTHDIAILDVGCGYGGLLFALSSTFNNKLILGLEIRDKVTNYVGEKINSYRKNYFPNYNNISVIRTNAMKFLPNYIKKNQIEKIFFCFPDPHFKKQNWRRRIITIENLSLYHHLLQKNGMIYFITDVFTLYLWTKLCFSKYPYFKLLSTEEYKNDICIKLIHQSSEESKRVKKNNQTMYFLVAKKI encoded by the coding sequence ATGCCCTGTAAAAAGTTTTACCGCCAAAGGGCACATTGTAACCCTCTTTCGGATAGTTACATAAAATACCCCGTCAATTATAGATATGTGAACTGGCATTTACATTACCCGCATTATTTCCCTGACCCGGAAGGACCAGCTGAGAAAATGGacggagaaaaaaaaaaggagatgACTCGTGGTCAGAAAGGTCAGATTAATCAGCAGATTGCTGATCAGGATGGTGAACAGAATAACATTCAACGAAGTGACGAAATTAACGAAGGTACGAAACCTTTGAATAATCTCTAtctaaatacaaatatatacccAATAACAtacgaaaaaatattattgccGAGTCAGGTGAACACCCATGACATAGCTATTTTGGACGTAGGTTGTGGATATGGAGGTTTATTATTTGCGTTAAGTAGcacatttaataataaattaatattaggGCTAGAAATAAGAGATAAGGTAACGAATTATGTAGGGGAAAAGATAAACtcatatagaaaaaattattttcctaattataataacatatcTGTTATTCGTACAAATGCTATGAAATTTTTaccaaattatattaaaaaaaatcaaatagaaaaaatttttttttgttttcctgatcctcattttaaaaaacaaaactgGAGAAGAAGAATAATAACTATAGAAAACTTATCATTATATCATCATttgttacaaaaaaatggaatgatctattttattactgatgtttttactttatatttatggaCAAAATTATGCTTTAGTAAATACCCATATTTTAAACTACTCTCCACAGAAGagtataaaaatgatatttgtATAAAGTTAATACATCAGAGTTCAGAAGAATCAAAGcgagtaaaaaaaaacaaccAGACCATGTATTTCTTGgttgcaaaaaaaatttag
- the PmUG01_09036400 gene encoding conserved Plasmodium protein, unknown function, translated as MRSCYSHKGVSPGKHPARCANCDKIGKEDIQSVNNGMYSDCTLCGIIHKDPHKQTLYPLRPDQYRDN; from the exons atgaGATCTTGTTATTCTCACAAAGGAGTAAGTCCCGGAAAGCATCCTGCTCGATGCGCCAATTGCGACAAAATAg GAAAAGAAGATATTCAGTCTGTAAATAACGGCATGTATTCTGACTGCACTCTATGCGGTATTATTCATAAAGACCCACACAAGCAGACATTATATCCCTTACGACCAGATCAGTACAGAGATAATTAG